From the genome of Sediminibacter sp. Hel_I_10:
TATTGGGATTTAGGCTAACAAAAATAGACAAACCGTCTTGGATTTCCTATAAATAGGCGTTTAACATAAAATTAGTAGCGCTCCACTTTATTGGCATGGTTTTTTCTGTTACTTTAGTAGAAATTATATAAATAAACGGTAACGTAGTTTGAGGCAAGATTAAAATTGCTGATTTTTACGTCTGACATGGAAATAATGAAACATATGATGAAGAGGAATTATAAACTCGTGCTTTTTGTGCTGCTTCTTGCTTTTGCTTCTTGCAGCTTTACCACAAATAAATTTAATGATCCCGATAAGGATAAATTACTAATTCAATTGATTAAATATGTTCTGGAAGAAGGGCATTTTAGTCCGCAGGATATTAATGATACGTTTTCCGAAAATGTCTATCAAGACTATTTGGAACAGCTAGATCCTTTTAAGCGTTATTTCTATGCTTCGGATATCAAGGAGTTTGATAAATATGCTACAGAAATAGATGATCAAATCAATGCGTATGACATCTCATTTTTCAATATCACGCATGAGCGTTTATTGAAGCGTATTGCAGAGTCTAAGGAAATGTATAAGGAAGTACTTTCTGAGCCATTTGACTTTTCAAAAAAAGAAGAATTTTCTACAGATTATGATCAATTGGATTACGTAGATTCTAGAAAGGAAATGAAGGAACGTTGGAGACAGCAACTTAAGTTTTCTACGATTGCTAATTACGATGATCTTATTTCAGAAGAAGAATATAGCAGTTCAGATAAGCAAAAGCTACAGACTGCAAATGATTTAGGTGAAGGTACGGTTGAGAACGTTGCTTCTAAAGAATCAAAATCCGAAACGCGCAAATCTAATGACGATTTAGAAAAAGAAGCCAGAGAAATTACTCTAAAATCTTTAGATGAGCTATATGACTTTATTGATGATAGACAACGTAAAGATTGGTTTGCTGTTTACATCAATGCCATAGTAGAAGAATTTGATCCACATACCTTTTATTTCGCACCAGAAGAAAAAGAACGATTTGATGTGGCCATGTCCGGTAATTTTGAAGGGATTGGCGCTAGATTACAAAAGAAAATGGATAATATCACGGTTACCGAAATTATAAGCGGTGGTCCTGCCTGGAGACAGAATGAACTTGAAGTTGGTGATCAAATCATGAAAGTGAAGCAAGAAGATGAGGTGGAAGCGGTAAATGTCGTCGGTATGCGTCTAGATGATGCTATTAAGTTTATTAAAGGTCCTAAAGGCACTGATGTAACCTTGACCTTAAAGCGTGTAGACGGAGCCATTGAAGACATCACGATTAGACGTGATATTGTTGAGATTGAAGAGACCTATGCTAAGTCATCAACGGTTAAAAAAGATGGTAAGACTTTTGGAGTGATCAACCTTCCTAAGTTTTACGTAGATTTTGAAGACTATGCTAAAAGAAATGCAGCTTCAGATATCAAATTAGAATTAGAGCGCTTAAAAGAAGCAGGTGTTGAAGGTATTGTGCTCGATTTAAGAAATAATGGCGGCGGTTCTTTGCAAACAGTAGTGGATATGGGCGGATTGTTTATAGAAGAAGGTCCTATCGTACAAGTCAAAACAGCAGGAGAGCCAAAGGAAATTTTGAATGATAAAGACAAATCTATTGTTTGGGATGGTCCATTGGTCATTTTGGTCAACGAACTCTCTGCTTCTGCTTCTGAAATTTTAGCAGCGGCGATGCAAGATTACAAAAGAGCAATCGTTATCGGGAGTAAGCAAACCTATGGTAAGGGAACTGTGCAAAACGTATTGGACCTTAACCGCATGGTAAGATCAAATGATAATGGTGATATGGGCGCTTTAAAATTTACAACCCAAAAATTCTACCGAATCAATGGTGGTTCTACCCAATTAGAAGGTGTTAAAAGTGATGTCGTCGTTCCAGACCGTTACAGTTACATAAACATTGGAGAGAAAGATCAAGACAATCCATTGCCTTGGGATAAAATAGATTCTGTGGATTATGATCTGTGGAAAGGGTATTATGATTATGATTCTACTGTTTCAAAAAGTAAAGAAAGAATGGCTAACAACAATCAATTAAAGCTAATTGATGCCAACGCCCAATGGGTTAAGAAAATTAGAGATAAAGAGAGCTATTCTTTAAACTACGAGGATTACAAGAAGGATATGTCAGAAAATGAAGAGGAGTCCAAACGCTTTGACGAGATCTCAGGCTACACTACAAATTTGACATTTGAATCTTTACCTTACGAGCAAGAAATGATGGCTAAAGACTCTGTATTACAAGAAAAACGTCAACGCTGGCACACAAGCCTTAGCAAAGATGTGTATATGGAAGAGGCGCTTAATGTTTTAAACGATTTAAAAATGACTTACGAGGTGAAAACAAAAGTAGCCAGTTCCGTAAAAAACTAATATGGCTAAATCCAGTAGCTCATTAACACAATTAGCGCTCCAAAAGTTTAAAAAGAACTTTTGGGGCGTTTTTAGTTTCTGGTTGATTATAGCAACCGGGCTGATATCCATCTTTGCTTATGTAGTAGCTCCAGACGATTCTCAGAATGCCAATCAAATGCATTTGTCCATTCATTCCAACCGTCC
Proteins encoded in this window:
- a CDS encoding carboxy terminal-processing peptidase, with the protein product MKRNYKLVLFVLLLAFASCSFTTNKFNDPDKDKLLIQLIKYVLEEGHFSPQDINDTFSENVYQDYLEQLDPFKRYFYASDIKEFDKYATEIDDQINAYDISFFNITHERLLKRIAESKEMYKEVLSEPFDFSKKEEFSTDYDQLDYVDSRKEMKERWRQQLKFSTIANYDDLISEEEYSSSDKQKLQTANDLGEGTVENVASKESKSETRKSNDDLEKEAREITLKSLDELYDFIDDRQRKDWFAVYINAIVEEFDPHTFYFAPEEKERFDVAMSGNFEGIGARLQKKMDNITVTEIISGGPAWRQNELEVGDQIMKVKQEDEVEAVNVVGMRLDDAIKFIKGPKGTDVTLTLKRVDGAIEDITIRRDIVEIEETYAKSSTVKKDGKTFGVINLPKFYVDFEDYAKRNAASDIKLELERLKEAGVEGIVLDLRNNGGGSLQTVVDMGGLFIEEGPIVQVKTAGEPKEILNDKDKSIVWDGPLVILVNELSASASEILAAAMQDYKRAIVIGSKQTYGKGTVQNVLDLNRMVRSNDNGDMGALKFTTQKFYRINGGSTQLEGVKSDVVVPDRYSYINIGEKDQDNPLPWDKIDSVDYDLWKGYYDYDSTVSKSKERMANNNQLKLIDANAQWVKKIRDKESYSLNYEDYKKDMSENEEESKRFDEISGYTTNLTFESLPYEQEMMAKDSVLQEKRQRWHTSLSKDVYMEEALNVLNDLKMTYEVKTKVASSVKN